Proteins from a genomic interval of Fibrobacterota bacterium:
- a CDS encoding cobalamin-dependent protein (Presence of a B(12) (cobalamin)-binding domain implies dependence on cobalamin itself, in one of its several forms, or in some unusual lineages, dependence on a cobalamin-like analog.) — translation MNPPSGHSVPSDPSVPSGQSGSGGQAPIRFITAASLFDGHDAAIHIMRRVLVAEGAEVIHLGHDRSVQEVVDAAIQEDVQGIAISSYQGGHVEYFTFLVESLRARDCGHIRVYGGGGGVITAEEAALLHDRGVARIFSPEDGRVMGLEGMIRLMIEECRAVPVPLPKVLPSRLAPDDAREIGRLLTALEGGGAEAESLARDIAARCEGKAVCPVVGLTGTGGAGKSSIVDELLTRLLEAYPDKRIAVICIDPSRRKTGGALLGDRLRVNAAGRSGLIAGKSGGVFFRSLATRRAHAAMSATVRDGIRLMQSAGFDLVLLETAGIGQSDTEVTDVAGTTLYVMTPEYGASSQLEKIGMLDYADFVAVNKFEKAGAEDALRDVRKAWQRNRKTWTEPLEKLPVFGTCAHRFRDPGMNALCNALCRKLAAESPAWKGFTPWPEGAPHRRGLLPRERTDYLRRVAAAVEDYHAATARQAHAAGEAQHFDHAASALDAESAPPHDETGRRLRERRDARLAELDPETRTSLEGFDALRAAYAAESQTYRVRDQDIQVQNHHASLSGLAIPKVALPETRSWADQVGFLRAENVPGRFPYTSGVFPFKREGEEPTRMFAGEGIAERTNARFHYVSRGQPAVRLSTAFDSVTLYGSDPGNRPDIFGKVGNSGVSVCCLDDAKRLYSGFDLCTPSTSVSMTINGPAPMLLAYFFNAAIDAACERKLKNEGRWEVAAERIARWFADRDLQHPIYRGPLPAGHDGSGLGFLGLPASLILEPDEYATIRAEVLRTVRGTVQADILKEEQAQNTCIFSTEFALRLMGDTQEFFIGNGVRNFYSVSISGYHIAEAGANPITQLALTLANGFTYVEYYKARGMDVGAFAPNLSFFFSNGLDPEYAVIGRVARRIWAIAMRDLYGADARSQMLKYHIQTSGRSLHAREIGFNDIRTTLQALLAVADNCNSLHTNAYDEAVTTPTEASVRRAMAIQLILNREMGLMKNENPWQGSYFLEELTRKVEAEVLKIFRELDARGGVLGAMESNYQRGRIQDESMLYERRKQSGELPIIGVNTFLDPEGGGATASPDLIRSTDAEKQAQVAQVAAYAERFPVEAARALESLKAAAGRGDNLFDELMEAAKYCTLGSISGALFQVGGAYRRNT, via the coding sequence ATGAATCCCCCATCCGGCCATTCCGTCCCATCCGACCCTTCTGTCCCTTCGGGCCAATCCGGATCCGGCGGCCAGGCTCCCATCCGTTTCATCACCGCGGCCTCCCTGTTCGACGGACACGATGCCGCCATCCATATCATGCGCCGCGTGCTGGTCGCGGAAGGCGCCGAGGTCATCCATCTCGGCCATGACCGCTCGGTGCAAGAAGTGGTCGATGCCGCCATCCAGGAAGACGTCCAAGGCATCGCCATATCCAGCTACCAGGGCGGGCACGTCGAGTATTTCACCTTTCTGGTGGAATCGCTGCGCGCCCGCGATTGCGGGCATATCCGAGTTTACGGGGGCGGGGGAGGCGTCATCACCGCCGAGGAAGCGGCATTGCTCCATGATCGCGGCGTCGCCCGCATCTTCTCCCCGGAAGACGGCCGCGTCATGGGGCTGGAAGGCATGATCCGCCTTATGATCGAGGAATGCCGCGCGGTTCCCGTTCCGCTCCCCAAGGTCTTGCCGAGTCGGCTTGCTCCCGATGATGCCCGGGAAATCGGACGGTTGTTGACGGCTTTGGAGGGCGGGGGCGCCGAAGCGGAAAGCCTTGCCCGGGACATCGCCGCCCGCTGCGAAGGCAAGGCGGTTTGCCCTGTGGTCGGCCTCACCGGAACCGGCGGCGCGGGAAAAAGTTCCATCGTCGACGAACTGCTCACCCGCCTGCTGGAAGCCTATCCGGACAAGCGCATCGCCGTCATCTGCATCGATCCGTCCCGTCGTAAAACCGGCGGTGCCCTCTTGGGAGATCGCTTGCGCGTGAACGCCGCGGGAAGATCCGGATTGATAGCAGGGAAATCCGGGGGCGTATTTTTCCGATCCTTGGCCACGCGCCGGGCGCATGCGGCCATGAGCGCGACCGTGCGGGATGGCATCCGCCTCATGCAGTCCGCCGGCTTCGACCTGGTCCTTCTCGAGACCGCCGGCATCGGCCAAAGCGATACCGAGGTGACCGATGTCGCGGGCACTACCCTATACGTCATGACCCCGGAATACGGGGCCTCCAGCCAACTCGAGAAGATCGGCATGCTGGACTACGCCGATTTCGTGGCGGTGAACAAATTCGAAAAGGCCGGCGCGGAAGACGCCCTGCGCGACGTACGCAAGGCTTGGCAGCGCAACCGGAAGACGTGGACGGAGCCGCTAGAGAAGCTCCCCGTCTTCGGAACCTGCGCCCATCGCTTCCGCGATCCCGGCATGAACGCCCTTTGCAATGCCCTTTGCCGGAAGCTTGCGGCGGAATCGCCCGCCTGGAAAGGCTTCACGCCTTGGCCCGAAGGCGCGCCCCATCGCCGCGGCCTTCTACCCCGCGAGCGGACCGACTACCTAAGGCGCGTCGCCGCCGCCGTCGAAGACTACCACGCCGCGACGGCCCGCCAGGCCCATGCCGCCGGGGAAGCGCAACACTTCGACCATGCCGCGTCCGCCCTGGATGCGGAATCCGCTCCCCCTCACGATGAAACCGGCCGGCGGCTTCGGGAACGCCGCGACGCCCGCCTGGCCGAACTCGATCCCGAAACGCGCACCAGCCTCGAAGGTTTCGACGCTTTGCGCGCCGCTTATGCGGCGGAATCCCAGACTTATCGGGTACGCGATCAGGATATCCAGGTCCAAAACCACCATGCTTCCTTGAGCGGCCTCGCGATACCCAAGGTCGCCCTGCCGGAAACGCGGAGCTGGGCCGATCAGGTGGGGTTCCTGCGCGCGGAAAACGTGCCCGGCCGCTTCCCGTATACCTCCGGAGTGTTCCCGTTCAAGCGCGAAGGCGAAGAGCCCACCCGCATGTTCGCCGGCGAAGGCATCGCGGAAAGGACCAACGCCCGTTTCCATTACGTCAGCCGCGGGCAGCCCGCCGTCCGCTTGTCCACAGCCTTCGATTCGGTGACCCTGTACGGCTCCGATCCCGGCAACCGGCCGGACATCTTCGGCAAGGTGGGTAACTCCGGCGTTTCCGTATGCTGCCTGGACGACGCCAAACGCCTCTACTCCGGTTTCGATCTCTGCACGCCTTCCACCTCGGTCTCCATGACCATCAACGGTCCCGCGCCCATGCTGCTGGCCTACTTCTTCAACGCCGCCATCGACGCCGCTTGCGAACGCAAGCTCAAGAACGAGGGCCGCTGGGAGGTGGCCGCCGAACGCATCGCCCGCTGGTTCGCGGATCGCGACTTGCAACATCCCATCTACCGGGGCCCGCTCCCCGCCGGCCATGACGGATCCGGCCTGGGCTTCTTGGGCTTGCCAGCGAGCCTGATCTTGGAGCCTGACGAATACGCCACCATCCGCGCCGAAGTCCTGCGCACCGTGAGAGGCACCGTCCAGGCTGATATCCTCAAGGAAGAACAGGCGCAGAACACCTGCATCTTCTCCACGGAATTCGCCTTGCGCCTGATGGGGGACACCCAGGAATTCTTCATCGGGAACGGGGTGCGGAATTTCTATAGCGTCAGCATCAGCGGCTACCATATCGCCGAAGCCGGGGCCAATCCCATCACCCAGCTCGCGCTCACCTTGGCCAACGGATTCACCTACGTGGAATACTACAAGGCCAGGGGCATGGATGTGGGCGCCTTCGCCCCCAACCTATCCTTCTTCTTTTCCAACGGCCTCGATCCCGAATACGCGGTGATCGGCCGCGTGGCCAGGCGCATCTGGGCCATCGCCATGCGCGACCTGTACGGGGCCGATGCCCGTTCGCAAATGCTCAAGTACCATATCCAGACTTCCGGCCGGTCCCTACACGCGCGCGAGATCGGATTCAACGACATCCGCACCACCTTGCAGGCCCTCTTGGCCGTCGCGGACAATTGCAATTCCCTCCACACTAACGCCTACGACGAAGCGGTGACTACGCCTACCGAGGCTTCCGTGCGCCGGGCCATGGCCATCCAGCTCATCCTGAACCGGGAGATGGGCCTGATGAAGAACGAAAATCCCTGGCAGGGAAGCTATTTCCTGGAGGAACTCACCCGCAAGGTGGAAGCGGAGGTCTTGAAGATCTTCCGCGAGTTGGATGCCCGGGGAGGCGTGCTGGGGGCGATGGAATCCAATTACCAACGCGGCCGCATCCAGGACGAGTCCATGCTTTACGAGCGGCGCAAGCAAAGCGGTGAACTGCCCATCATCGGGGTCAACACCTTCCTCGATCCCGAGGGCGGCGGCGCGACCGCGTCCCCGGACTTGATCCGGAGCACGGATGCGGAGAAGCAGGCCCAAGTGGCCCAAGTGGCCGCCTACGCGGAACGATTTCCGGTCGAAGCGGCCCGCGCCTTGGAGAGCCTGAAGGCGGCGGCCGGGAGGGGTGATAACCTTTTCGATGAGTTGATGGAAGCGGCGAAGTACTGTACCCTGGGTTCCATCTCGGGGGCACTCTTCCAGGTCGGCGGAGCTTACCGCCGGAATACCTGA
- a CDS encoding enoyl-CoA hydratase/isomerase family protein, producing the protein MTQFQTIKADKQGPVLDLRLFRPQVRNAFNPDLIRELSQAVQAAAMDPSLRLITLRGEGGTFCSGGDLNWMKASLAFSPEENLADAENLYALFEALDRCPLPVIAVVEGHALGGGVGLVSVCDYALALRGTQFSLSEVRVGLVPACIGPFVLRKIGPSHARALFLSSERFDADRALAIGLIHEVASDAVALEKALARITESLLSASPNAIAVAKEFLRELGRLPPEAQGPLAVKTLADLRVTPQAQEGLRAFLEKRKPDWGKAQA; encoded by the coding sequence ATGACGCAGTTTCAGACCATCAAGGCGGATAAGCAAGGCCCGGTCCTCGACCTGCGCCTGTTCCGTCCCCAGGTCAGGAACGCCTTCAATCCCGACCTTATCCGGGAACTGAGCCAGGCCGTACAAGCCGCGGCGATGGACCCTTCCTTGCGGCTGATAACCTTGCGCGGCGAAGGGGGGACTTTCTGCAGCGGGGGCGATCTCAATTGGATGAAAGCCAGCCTGGCATTCAGCCCGGAAGAGAATCTGGCCGATGCCGAAAATCTCTACGCCCTGTTCGAAGCCCTGGATCGCTGCCCCTTGCCCGTCATCGCCGTGGTGGAGGGACATGCCTTGGGCGGGGGCGTGGGCCTGGTCAGCGTATGCGATTACGCGCTCGCCTTACGCGGAACGCAATTCTCCCTCTCCGAAGTCCGCGTCGGCCTGGTACCGGCATGCATCGGGCCCTTCGTGTTGCGCAAGATCGGCCCCAGCCACGCGCGCGCGCTTTTCCTCTCTTCCGAACGCTTCGATGCCGATCGCGCCCTCGCCATCGGCCTTATCCACGAGGTGGCTTCGGACGCGGTCGCATTGGAAAAAGCCCTTGCCCGTATCACGGAAAGCCTGCTATCGGCCTCGCCCAACGCGATCGCCGTAGCCAAGGAATTCCTACGCGAATTGGGCCGCTTGCCTCCCGAAGCGCAAGGACCCTTGGCGGTGAAGACCTTGGCCGATCTCCGCGTGACGCCGCAGGCGCAGGAAGGGCTGAGGGCCTTCCTCGAAAAACGGAAACCCGACTGGGGCAAGGCTCAAGCATGA
- a CDS encoding methylcrotonoyl-CoA carboxylase produces the protein MIRRGEQDAAMDEKWRENVVHNAALLDELRERLRFAKGGGGQEAVEKHVGRGKLLARDRVSLLLDPESDFLELSPLAAFGMYDDACPSAGIVTGIGKVAGIPCMIVANDATVKGGSYFPMTVKKHVRAQEIAEQNRLPCIYLVDSGGAYLPLQSEVYPDRFHFGRIFYNQARMSAQGIPQIAVVMGSCTAGGAYIPAMSDETVIVRNQGTIFLAGPPLVKASTGEEVSAEDLGGGEMHTRKSGVADYLAEDDRDALRITRDILAGIARTWRPEPLFPRAADWKEPPASAEDFLGLVPKDLRTAFDVHQVINRIADDGSFQEFKPLYGKTIIAGFASISGYPVGIIGNNGILFSEGALKAVHFIQLCEKRSTPLVFLQNIPGFMVGRHFEEGGIAKHGAKMVTAVATTKVPIISLILGGSYGAGNYAMAGRAYDPRFLFSWPNARISVMGGHQASKVLSQVKIEQLKSQGRKLSAQEIEDLERPIVEAYEREGSPYHATARLWDDGIVSPLETRKVLGQCLEAVRHGSWSNGHGFGLFRM, from the coding sequence ATGATCCGGCGCGGGGAGCAGGATGCGGCCATGGACGAGAAATGGCGCGAGAACGTCGTCCATAACGCGGCGCTGCTCGACGAATTGCGCGAGCGCCTGCGCTTCGCCAAGGGCGGCGGTGGTCAAGAGGCGGTGGAAAAGCACGTTGGCCGCGGCAAGCTGCTGGCCCGCGATCGCGTTTCGCTATTGCTCGATCCGGAATCGGATTTCCTCGAGCTCTCCCCGTTGGCCGCTTTCGGCATGTACGATGACGCATGCCCGTCGGCCGGGATCGTAACTGGCATCGGGAAGGTGGCGGGCATCCCTTGCATGATCGTCGCCAACGATGCGACGGTGAAAGGGGGAAGCTATTTCCCCATGACGGTGAAGAAGCACGTGCGCGCCCAGGAAATCGCCGAGCAAAACCGTTTGCCTTGCATCTATCTGGTGGATAGCGGCGGCGCCTACTTGCCGCTGCAATCCGAGGTTTATCCCGACCGTTTCCATTTCGGCCGCATCTTCTACAATCAAGCCCGCATGAGCGCGCAGGGCATCCCCCAGATCGCGGTGGTGATGGGCAGTTGCACGGCCGGCGGGGCGTACATCCCCGCCATGAGCGACGAGACCGTCATCGTCCGTAACCAAGGAACCATCTTCCTGGCCGGACCGCCTTTGGTGAAGGCATCGACGGGAGAAGAGGTGAGCGCAGAGGATCTCGGGGGAGGGGAGATGCATACGCGCAAATCCGGCGTGGCCGATTATCTCGCTGAAGATGATCGGGACGCGTTACGCATTACCCGGGACATCTTGGCGGGCATCGCGCGGACTTGGCGGCCAGAACCGCTCTTTCCCCGCGCAGCCGATTGGAAGGAACCCCCGGCGAGCGCGGAAGATTTCCTTGGGCTTGTCCCGAAAGATCTGCGCACTGCATTCGACGTGCATCAGGTAATCAATCGAATTGCCGACGACGGATCGTTCCAAGAGTTCAAGCCGTTGTACGGCAAGACGATAATCGCCGGCTTCGCCTCCATTTCAGGCTATCCGGTGGGCATCATCGGCAATAACGGCATCCTTTTCAGCGAAGGCGCGTTGAAGGCGGTCCATTTCATCCAGTTGTGCGAGAAAAGGTCCACTCCCCTGGTATTCCTGCAAAATATACCAGGATTCATGGTTGGACGGCATTTCGAAGAAGGCGGCATCGCCAAGCATGGCGCCAAGATGGTCACGGCGGTGGCCACCACCAAGGTCCCCATCATCAGCCTGATCCTGGGGGGATCTTACGGGGCGGGAAATTACGCGATGGCCGGAAGGGCCTACGACCCTCGTTTCCTGTTTTCCTGGCCCAACGCGCGCATCTCCGTCATGGGCGGCCATCAGGCCTCCAAGGTGCTTTCCCAGGTTAAGATCGAGCAATTGAAGTCCCAAGGCCGCAAGCTTTCCGCCCAGGAAATCGAGGATCTGGAACGGCCTATCGTGGAAGCCTACGAGCGGGAGGGATCTCCCTATCATGCCACGGCGCGCCTGTGGGACGACGGCATCGTAAGCCCGTTGGAAACGCGCAAAGTGCTGGGCCAATGCCTGGAGGCGGTGCGGCACGGGAGTTGGAGCAATGGGCATGGGTTCGGCTTATTCCGGATGTAG
- a CDS encoding DUF1446 domain-containing protein, giving the protein MARGPDSVRIGNGAGFWGDNLDAPIRLAETGELDFLTLEYLAELTLSMLAHQRRRDPDAGYIPDFPETLKRLIPSLKAQPALRIVTNAGGLNPEACARVAARHLAEAGMGETRIAWITGDDLLPRLSELKAAGERFHHFDAPGREPPTAFVSANAYLGARPICEALDGGARIVITGRVADASLTVGPAMHVFGWDWEDWDMLAAASLAGHLIECGAQVTGGLRTRWRDVPDYARIGYPIAVLSRTGDCIITKPQGSGGLVDRETVTEQLLYEIGDPSAYLTPDVTLDLTGVEVDDLGRDRVKVKGAKGLPPPSTLKVSCAHANGFAAKGDLVVCGADAPEKARSCGEMIIDRVGLAGFTLARTEIELLGTEAALPGGFSPEGPFGKLAAPARATGSAGGIPPREVVLRVSAWDSRKEAIERFCREFSPIITSGPPGVTGYAGSRPKPRPVLSYWPSTVSRTRVPARVQTRSATELAAKQEAA; this is encoded by the coding sequence ATGGCGCGGGGGCCTGATAGCGTACGCATCGGTAATGGCGCGGGCTTCTGGGGAGACAACCTGGACGCGCCTATCCGCCTGGCCGAGACGGGGGAGTTGGATTTCCTGACCCTCGAATACCTGGCCGAACTCACCCTCTCCATGCTGGCGCATCAACGCCGTCGAGACCCGGATGCGGGTTACATTCCCGATTTCCCCGAGACCTTGAAACGGCTGATCCCGAGCCTTAAGGCCCAGCCGGCTTTAAGGATCGTGACCAATGCCGGCGGACTCAATCCGGAAGCCTGCGCGCGGGTCGCCGCGCGTCATCTCGCCGAAGCGGGGATGGGGGAGACGCGCATCGCTTGGATCACCGGAGATGATCTTTTGCCGCGCCTGAGCGAACTGAAAGCCGCCGGAGAGCGCTTCCACCATTTCGACGCGCCGGGACGCGAGCCGCCTACCGCTTTCGTCAGCGCCAATGCCTATTTGGGAGCCCGTCCCATTTGCGAAGCGCTCGATGGAGGGGCCCGCATCGTCATCACCGGGCGCGTGGCGGACGCCTCCTTGACCGTGGGCCCGGCCATGCACGTTTTCGGCTGGGACTGGGAGGATTGGGACATGTTGGCCGCCGCCAGCTTGGCGGGCCATCTGATCGAATGCGGGGCCCAAGTCACCGGCGGCCTGCGCACCCGGTGGCGCGACGTCCCCGATTATGCGCGCATCGGCTATCCCATCGCGGTCCTGTCGCGTACGGGCGACTGCATCATCACCAAGCCGCAGGGATCCGGAGGCCTGGTCGACAGGGAGACCGTAACCGAGCAGTTACTCTACGAGATCGGCGATCCTTCGGCCTACCTCACTCCCGACGTGACCCTCGACCTGACCGGAGTCGAGGTGGACGACTTGGGACGCGACCGGGTGAAGGTTAAGGGAGCCAAAGGCCTTCCGCCCCCCTCCACCCTGAAAGTCTCCTGCGCCCATGCCAATGGCTTCGCCGCCAAGGGAGATTTGGTGGTCTGCGGCGCCGATGCCCCGGAGAAAGCGCGGTCGTGCGGTGAGATGATCATCGATCGGGTGGGATTGGCGGGATTCACGCTCGCGCGTACGGAAATCGAATTGCTCGGTACCGAGGCGGCTTTACCGGGTGGTTTTTCGCCTGAGGGGCCTTTCGGTAAGCTGGCCGCGCCGGCCCGCGCCACCGGCAGCGCCGGAGGGATCCCGCCAAGGGAAGTGGTCCTGCGGGTGTCGGCCTGGGATTCCCGTAAGGAAGCCATCGAGAGGTTTTGCCGCGAGTTCTCGCCCATCATCACCTCGGGCCCGCCCGGAGTCACCGGATACGCCGGGTCCCGGCCCAAGCCTCGCCCCGTGCTTTCCTATTGGCCTTCGACCGTATCCCGGACGCGCGTCCCGGCCCGCGTCCAAACGCGCTCGGCGACCGAACTCGCCGCGAAGCAGGAGGCCGCATGA
- a CDS encoding acyl-CoA dehydrogenase family protein, with protein MIQKTGDLKDIKGISERDRKMIEEAEAMLGPEPGEMGFIKNLFWGNIRQELAFPYPEVSAEERDRCDAILAKLKDYLENEHPRIQIDQEEAIPDWCIKKLFSLGVMGMNIPKEYGGQGLGVTSYNRALEMIGSYCASTAVVVSAHQSIGCKALVVFGNEDQKKKWLPRLANDMLSAFSLSEPNVGCDAGGQETRCKLSEDGQYYILNGEKKWSTSGALSGMFTVMAKQSFTDAKTGKAHDAVTALICTPDMPGVEVIEKNRSKCGIRGTWQARIRFTNARIPKANMLHKEGKGLQVALTCLNYGRCTLSAGMLGSARTCMDQAVKWSQTRYQFKRPLADFELVQQKIARMAAYCYAIDSVLYFTTGILDRHDSDIMVETAACKIFASEMGWRAINDAVQIMGGEGYMTENEVERAFRDARIYLIVEGANEVMQSFVFSYGGKQLAESMLGIQAALTWNSQESLPGNVVRIVRHAMNLPILKRALGIAGEVFLGIRKDAPRLVGMHSDLAPWASRFEKLVQDHAYQFKKISYQVQEKIVTRGAIHARLADMAMWLHASACVLSKLDKQLKAGATGAAWERDRAAGLHFLDMAAHEYHHCVESLFRNPDETMELAAKAALAYSDTLPHARFVLPERSPNAMGQGRAVKKEFIKQFPGTRAA; from the coding sequence ATGATACAGAAAACGGGCGACCTGAAGGACATCAAAGGCATATCCGAACGCGATCGCAAGATGATCGAGGAAGCCGAGGCCATGCTCGGCCCCGAGCCCGGGGAGATGGGATTCATCAAGAACCTGTTCTGGGGGAACATCCGCCAAGAGTTGGCTTTCCCGTATCCGGAAGTCTCCGCGGAAGAGAGGGATCGCTGCGATGCCATCCTGGCCAAGCTGAAGGATTACCTCGAGAACGAACATCCCCGCATCCAGATCGATCAGGAAGAGGCCATCCCCGATTGGTGCATCAAGAAGCTTTTCTCCCTGGGCGTGATGGGGATGAACATCCCCAAGGAATACGGCGGGCAAGGCTTGGGGGTGACCAGCTACAATCGGGCCTTGGAAATGATCGGATCGTATTGCGCTTCGACGGCGGTGGTGGTTTCCGCGCACCAGTCCATCGGCTGCAAGGCCCTGGTGGTGTTCGGGAACGAAGATCAGAAGAAGAAGTGGCTACCGCGCCTGGCCAACGATATGCTCTCCGCCTTCTCCCTGTCCGAGCCCAACGTGGGCTGCGATGCGGGCGGACAGGAGACGCGTTGTAAGTTAAGCGAGGATGGCCAATACTATATCCTCAATGGCGAGAAGAAATGGTCCACCTCGGGAGCGCTATCGGGCATGTTCACGGTAATGGCCAAGCAGTCGTTCACCGATGCCAAGACCGGCAAGGCGCATGACGCCGTTACCGCCCTCATCTGCACGCCGGACATGCCGGGCGTGGAGGTGATCGAGAAGAACCGCAGTAAATGCGGCATCCGCGGGACCTGGCAGGCGCGCATCCGCTTCACCAACGCCCGCATCCCCAAGGCCAACATGCTCCATAAGGAAGGCAAGGGACTGCAAGTGGCCCTCACCTGCCTCAACTACGGGCGCTGTACCTTGTCGGCGGGCATGTTGGGTTCCGCGCGCACCTGCATGGATCAGGCCGTGAAATGGTCGCAGACCCGATACCAGTTCAAGCGTCCCTTGGCCGATTTCGAATTGGTGCAGCAGAAAATCGCGCGCATGGCGGCCTATTGCTACGCAATCGACTCGGTGCTTTATTTCACCACCGGCATCCTCGATCGGCACGATTCGGACATCATGGTCGAGACGGCGGCTTGCAAGATCTTCGCCTCGGAGATGGGTTGGCGCGCCATCAACGACGCGGTGCAAATCATGGGCGGCGAAGGCTACATGACGGAGAACGAGGTGGAGCGCGCCTTCCGGGACGCGCGCATCTACCTGATCGTGGAAGGCGCCAACGAGGTGATGCAGTCCTTCGTTTTCAGCTACGGCGGCAAGCAATTGGCCGAATCCATGCTGGGCATCCAGGCGGCGCTGACGTGGAATAGCCAGGAAAGCCTGCCCGGCAACGTGGTCCGCATCGTCCGCCACGCCATGAACCTCCCGATACTGAAGCGGGCCTTGGGCATCGCGGGCGAGGTTTTCCTCGGCATCCGCAAGGACGCGCCGCGCCTGGTCGGCATGCATTCCGATCTCGCGCCGTGGGCCAGCCGCTTCGAAAAGCTGGTCCAGGATCATGCCTACCAGTTCAAGAAAATCAGTTACCAGGTGCAGGAGAAGATCGTGACGCGCGGCGCCATCCACGCGCGCTTGGCGGACATGGCCATGTGGCTGCACGCTTCGGCCTGCGTGCTTTCCAAGCTGGACAAGCAACTGAAGGCGGGCGCGACGGGCGCGGCCTGGGAACGCGATCGCGCGGCGGGCCTGCATTTCCTGGATATGGCCGCGCATGAATACCACCATTGCGTGGAATCGCTTTTCCGCAATCCGGACGAAACCATGGAATTGGCCGCCAAGGCCGCCTTGGCTTATTCGGATACCCTGCCGCACGCGCGCTTCGTACTGCCCGAGCGTTCGCCCAACGCCATGGGCCAAGGGCGCGCGGTCAAGAAGGAATTCATCAAGCAGTTTCCCGGGACGCGGGCGGCATGA
- a CDS encoding 3-ketoacyl-CoA thiolase: MGKRVFLAAGHNTVCFGSGRKEFHPKQPMPTFESYLKDAAQGVLAQVPHPDFDEGVIANFMAGRFLKQGNLPGFLPMAVPGLKGKPCVRVEGACGSGGLALAAAARSILAGTADTVFVMGFEVQNLVKAVYVADILAGAGYFNGERKRGHAFFFPGTFSDRAGAYYQRYGEAEARKGMAKWFERAILNARKNPKAQEHHNAASDLVALGMTPPDGRKFVPHLNLYDCSKVSDGASALVMASEEGLKRLGLAKAEAIELAGFHGSEGDITGRPADPTVLENTARAAQGALGMAGIGKENIGVLELHDCFSITGLLALESLGFAAPGKAPGFVAEGGVAPEGPLPVNLSGGLCGFGHPVGATGVRQMVDLLEQFTGKAPNPAKVGRAGKEHGMMVSMGGNDMTVTALVVRKAE, encoded by the coding sequence ATGGGAAAACGCGTTTTCCTCGCCGCGGGCCATAATACCGTCTGCTTCGGATCGGGACGGAAGGAATTCCATCCCAAGCAACCCATGCCCACCTTCGAGTCGTACCTCAAGGACGCGGCCCAAGGCGTGCTGGCCCAAGTGCCCCATCCGGATTTCGACGAAGGCGTGATCGCCAATTTCATGGCCGGGCGCTTCCTGAAGCAGGGCAACCTGCCCGGCTTTCTGCCCATGGCCGTGCCCGGCCTGAAGGGCAAGCCCTGCGTCCGGGTTGAAGGGGCGTGCGGATCGGGCGGGTTGGCCTTGGCGGCCGCCGCGCGATCCATCCTGGCCGGCACCGCCGATACGGTCTTCGTAATGGGTTTCGAAGTGCAGAACCTGGTGAAGGCCGTGTACGTGGCGGATATCCTGGCGGGAGCGGGGTATTTCAACGGCGAGCGAAAGCGCGGGCACGCCTTTTTCTTCCCCGGCACCTTTTCGGACCGGGCGGGGGCGTATTACCAACGTTACGGGGAGGCGGAGGCCCGCAAAGGCATGGCCAAATGGTTCGAGCGCGCCATCCTGAACGCCCGGAAGAATCCCAAGGCCCAGGAGCATCATAACGCGGCATCCGATCTCGTGGCCCTGGGGATGACCCCGCCGGACGGGCGGAAATTCGTGCCGCACCTGAACCTCTACGATTGCTCGAAAGTTTCGGACGGGGCTTCGGCCCTGGTGATGGCCAGCGAAGAGGGCCTGAAGCGTTTGGGACTGGCGAAGGCGGAGGCCATCGAATTGGCGGGCTTCCATGGCAGCGAAGGCGATATCACCGGGCGTCCCGCCGATCCCACCGTGTTGGAGAATACCGCCAGGGCGGCGCAGGGAGCCTTGGGAATGGCCGGGATCGGGAAGGAAAACATCGGCGTGCTGGAGCTGCATGATTGCTTTTCCATCACGGGATTATTGGCCCTGGAAAGCCTCGGCTTCGCCGCACCGGGAAAGGCGCCCGGATTCGTCGCGGAAGGCGGGGTAGCGCCGGAGGGACCCCTCCCCGTGAATCTATCCGGCGGTTTATGCGGATTCGGACATCCGGTGGGGGCGACGGGGGTGCGCCAGATGGTGGACCTCCTTGAGCAGTTCACGGGCAAGGCCCCCAATCCCGCCAAGGTGGGCCGCGCTGGCAAGGAACATGGTATGATGGTAAGCATGGGCGGGAACGATATGACCGTCACGGCATTGGTGGTGCGGAAAGCGGAGTGA